The Desulfovibrio porci genome includes a region encoding these proteins:
- a CDS encoding ammonium transporter — translation MNASDTAFIIICATMVMLMTPALALFYGGLVRARNVLSTHMHSYASLGLITVLWALVGYTLAFGEDVGGLIGNFSYLFLNGVEGTAAPAASNLPHTVFVAFQCMFAVLTVALVSGAYAERIRFSAMLLFSGLWMIFAYAPMAHWVWGGGWMAKLGAVDFAGGAVVHMASGAGALACAQALGPRLSTGPQSFTPNNLPFTLLGGGLLWFGWFGFNAGSALSAGPLAGQALLTTHLASACGILGWMLVEWKRTGKPTSLGAISGALAGLVAITPGAGFVGLLPAMLIGFIGGMVCYGGVLLKNRFGYDDALDVVGIHGLGGTWGALATGLFASAAINEVDGLFYGNPHQLWVQFISVLGTWVFVYVVSRLLLCVVDAIVGLRVAPEAEYVGLDLSEHNERGYSL, via the coding sequence ATGAACGCTTCGGATACGGCTTTTATCATTATCTGCGCCACCATGGTCATGCTGATGACCCCGGCTCTGGCCCTGTTTTACGGTGGTCTGGTCCGTGCGCGCAATGTGCTTTCCACACACATGCACAGTTACGCCAGTCTGGGTCTGATTACCGTGCTCTGGGCTCTTGTGGGCTACACCCTGGCCTTTGGCGAGGATGTCGGCGGCCTGATCGGCAATTTTTCCTATCTGTTCCTGAACGGGGTCGAGGGCACGGCCGCTCCGGCGGCCTCCAATCTTCCGCACACCGTTTTTGTGGCCTTTCAGTGTATGTTCGCGGTTCTGACAGTGGCACTGGTTTCCGGCGCATACGCCGAGCGCATCCGCTTCTCGGCCATGCTGCTCTTCTCCGGCCTCTGGATGATCTTCGCCTATGCGCCCATGGCCCACTGGGTCTGGGGCGGCGGCTGGATGGCCAAGCTGGGCGCTGTGGACTTCGCCGGCGGCGCGGTGGTCCATATGGCTTCCGGCGCGGGCGCGCTGGCCTGCGCCCAGGCCCTCGGCCCCCGGCTGTCCACAGGTCCGCAGAGCTTCACACCCAATAATCTGCCCTTCACCCTGCTGGGCGGCGGCTTGCTCTGGTTCGGCTGGTTCGGCTTCAATGCTGGCAGCGCCCTGTCCGCCGGTCCGCTGGCCGGTCAGGCCCTGCTGACCACCCATCTGGCCTCGGCCTGCGGCATCCTCGGCTGGATGCTGGTGGAATGGAAGCGCACCGGCAAGCCCACCAGCCTGGGCGCCATTTCCGGAGCTCTGGCCGGTCTGGTGGCCATCACGCCCGGCGCAGGCTTTGTGGGCCTGCTGCCCGCCATGCTTATCGGCTTTATAGGCGGCATGGTCTGCTATGGCGGCGTGCTGCTCAAGAACAGGTTCGGCTATGACGATGCGCTGGACGTGGTGGGCATCCACGGTCTGGGCGGCACCTGGGGCGCGCTTGCCACCGGCCTGTTTGCCAGTGCGGCCATCAACGAGGTGGACGGTCTGTTTTACGGCAATCCACATCAGCTCTGGGTACAGTTCATCTCCGTGCTGGGCACCTGGGTCTTCGTCTATGTGGTGAGCCGTCTTCTGCTCTGCGTCGTGGATGCCATTGTGGGGCTGCGCGTGGCGCCTGAAGCGGAATATGTCGGCCTGGACCTGAGTGAGCATAACGAACGTGGCTATTCGCTGTAA
- a CDS encoding sigma-54 interaction domain-containing protein: MDAASDVAQALDKALALMAGHLHMMRGAITLVSPQTGEIRIESSYGLKPAERQRGRYVRGEGITGRVIESGRAMYISDVSEEPLFLNKTRSRDLKKEGISFICVPIRLNNHVVGALSVDHLLADAATLEDEVRLLLIIATLLGHAALETQGRMDEESRPSLRPKGFVGNSESMQKVYAQIAQVAPSATTVLLQGESGTGKELAARAIHAASARAARPFISLNCAALPENLIESELFGHERGAFTGANATRKGRFELAHGGTLFLDEVGELSLMTQAKLLRVLQERTFERLGGMETLHVDVRFITATNRDLERMVEEGSFRRDLFYRLNVFPIFLPPLRQRPEDILPLASHFIQKYSAANGRKNVRLSLAVMDMLQRYDWPGNIRELENVMERAVLLLGRENLVLPQHLPPALHSVHCGGHGGDDRCALRPGLAGSLQERLDELERACIVEALESSRGQIGRAAASLGLTERIMALRLKKYGISYKTFRPARKGMPPVDSDA; encoded by the coding sequence ATGGATGCCGCCAGCGACGTAGCGCAGGCTCTGGACAAGGCTTTGGCCCTGATGGCCGGGCATCTGCACATGATGCGCGGGGCCATCACTCTGGTGTCACCGCAGACCGGCGAAATCCGCATTGAATCCTCCTACGGCCTCAAGCCCGCGGAGCGCCAGCGCGGCCGCTATGTGCGCGGCGAAGGCATCACCGGCCGGGTCATTGAGAGCGGCCGTGCCATGTATATTTCCGATGTCTCCGAAGAGCCGCTGTTTCTGAACAAAACCCGTTCGCGCGATCTGAAAAAAGAGGGCATTTCCTTTATCTGCGTGCCCATCCGGCTTAATAACCATGTGGTGGGCGCGCTTTCCGTGGATCACCTGCTGGCCGATGCCGCCACTCTGGAAGACGAAGTCCGCTTGCTGCTGATCATTGCCACGCTGCTGGGACATGCTGCTCTGGAAACCCAGGGGCGCATGGACGAGGAGAGCCGTCCCTCGCTGCGGCCCAAGGGCTTTGTGGGCAATTCGGAAAGCATGCAGAAGGTTTATGCCCAGATAGCCCAGGTGGCCCCGTCCGCCACCACGGTTTTATTGCAGGGCGAGTCCGGCACGGGCAAGGAACTGGCCGCCAGAGCCATTCATGCGGCCAGCGCCCGCGCGGCCCGGCCGTTTATTTCGCTCAACTGCGCGGCCCTGCCGGAAAATCTCATTGAGAGCGAACTGTTCGGGCACGAGCGTGGAGCTTTTACCGGGGCCAACGCCACCCGCAAGGGGCGTTTTGAACTGGCGCACGGCGGCACGCTGTTTCTGGATGAAGTGGGCGAACTTTCCCTGATGACCCAGGCCAAGCTGTTGCGCGTTTTGCAGGAACGCACCTTTGAACGCCTGGGCGGCATGGAGACCCTGCATGTGGACGTGCGCTTCATTACCGCCACAAACCGCGATCTGGAGCGGATGGTGGAGGAGGGGAGCTTCCGCCGCGATTTGTTTTACCGCCTCAATGTCTTTCCCATTTTTCTGCCGCCCCTGCGTCAGCGTCCCGAGGATATCCTGCCCCTAGCCAGCCATTTTATCCAAAAATACTCGGCTGCCAACGGGCGGAAGAATGTCCGCCTTTCCTTGGCCGTCATGGACATGCTCCAGCGTTATGACTGGCCCGGCAATATCCGCGAGTTGGAGAACGTCATGGAACGCGCCGTACTGCTGCTGGGCCGCGAAAATCTGGTGCTGCCCCAGCATCTGCCTCCGGCTCTGCACAGCGTGCACTGTGGCGGCCATGGCGGCGATGACCGTTGCGCCCTTCGGCCCGGCCTGGCCGGCAGTCTGCAGGAGCGTCTGGATGAACTGGAGCGGGCCTGCATTGTGGAAGCCCTGGAATCCAGCCGGGGGCAGATCGGCCGGGCCGCGGCCAGTCTGGGACTGACCGAGCGGATCATGGCCCTGCGCCTGAAAAAATACGGCATCAGTTACAAAACCTTTCGCCCCGCCCGCAAGGGTATGCCGCCCGTTGATAGTGACGCCTGA
- a CDS encoding tyrosine-type recombinase/integrase, whose translation MPLTDTKIRTFKISDKPVKLAGGGLYLYCSNTGRKYWRLAYSFDNKAKSLSLGEYPGITLQRAREKRMEAKRLLNEGIDPGALKKAAKEAERAEIAETFRNVAKEWHATRTEDFTEKHRGTVMFRLEKYVLPVLGDKHINRIEPRDVLALVRPIDQQGHNETARRLLQIIAQVYRYALIVGRAERNPANDLSGALRPRRVTHRTPRRRLERVQP comes from the coding sequence ATGCCTCTCACCGACACCAAGATCAGAACTTTTAAAATTTCCGACAAGCCCGTAAAGCTCGCTGGCGGCGGCCTGTACCTGTATTGCTCCAATACCGGCAGAAAGTACTGGCGGCTGGCCTACTCTTTTGACAACAAGGCAAAGTCGCTCAGCTTAGGCGAATACCCCGGCATAACTCTGCAAAGGGCACGGGAAAAGCGCATGGAAGCCAAACGGCTGCTGAACGAAGGCATTGATCCCGGAGCTCTCAAAAAAGCCGCCAAGGAGGCGGAGCGCGCTGAAATCGCCGAAACCTTCCGGAACGTCGCCAAGGAATGGCATGCGACCCGTACCGAAGACTTCACGGAAAAACACCGGGGCACGGTCATGTTCCGCCTGGAGAAGTATGTCTTGCCGGTTCTCGGCGATAAGCACATCAACCGGATAGAGCCCCGCGACGTTCTGGCGCTTGTCCGGCCCATTGACCAACAGGGCCACAATGAAACCGCCCGCCGTCTGCTCCAGATAATCGCCCAAGTGTACCGCTACGCCCTGATTGTCGGACGCGCTGAGCGCAACCCGGCAAACGACCTGAGCGGCGCGTTACGGCCCCGAAGAGTCACCCACAGAACTCCGCGCCGCCGTCTGGAGCGAGTTCAACCTTGA
- a CDS encoding tyrosine-type recombinase/integrase, translating into MHIVPLSTQAMQILEELQPYSGTSKYLFPSVRSDVKPISNVPMLDALRRMSYAQNEMCMHGFRSIASTLLNELGYNRDWIERQFAHGERNDVRAACNYAEYLLQRRKMMQEWADYLDTLKNAS; encoded by the coding sequence ATGCACATTGTGCCGCTGTCCACGCAGGCCATGCAGATTCTTGAGGAACTGCAACCGTATTCGGGCACCAGCAAGTATCTCTTCCCGTCCGTCAGGTCGGATGTGAAGCCGATCTCCAACGTCCCCATGCTCGATGCCCTGCGCCGTATGAGTTACGCCCAGAACGAAATGTGCATGCACGGTTTCCGTTCCATCGCTTCCACCCTGCTCAACGAACTCGGCTACAACCGGGATTGGATCGAACGCCAGTTCGCCCATGGCGAACGAAATGACGTGCGGGCGGCATGCAACTACGCGGAATATCTGCTGCAACGGCGCAAAATGATGCAGGAATGGGCGGATTACCTCGATACCCTGAAAAACGCTTCATAG
- a CDS encoding helix-turn-helix transcriptional regulator, with translation MATLPAMRTTGFVRLPQVLQLIPISKSAWWDGCKSGRFSKLVKLGPRTTAWRAEDIVGLKMLFIFSLD, from the coding sequence ATGGCTACTTTACCCGCAATGCGCACAACAGGATTCGTCCGGCTCCCGCAAGTCCTTCAACTCATCCCCATCAGCAAAAGCGCCTGGTGGGACGGCTGCAAATCAGGCCGCTTCTCCAAGCTGGTCAAGCTGGGGCCGCGTACAACGGCCTGGCGGGCTGAGGACATTGTCGGGCTGAAGATGTTGTTCATTTTTTCCCTCGACTAA
- a CDS encoding AAA family ATPase, whose amino-acid sequence MLIIFGGLPATGKTTIARRVAKRLSAVHVRIDSLELALVRAGLVASQWDIGPAGYFAGYAVAADNLRLGLPVVADSVNPLQITRDAWRDVAIQEGAKYLEIEIICSDIQQHKERVESRISDIAGLVLPDWQSVASREYQPWNREHMVLDTAKLQIEEAVDAVLVRLREETNFSR is encoded by the coding sequence ATGCTTATCATCTTTGGCGGATTACCCGCAACCGGCAAAACAACCATCGCACGGCGTGTGGCAAAAAGACTTTCCGCCGTCCATGTGCGCATCGACAGTCTGGAGCTGGCACTTGTGCGCGCGGGGCTGGTGGCAAGCCAATGGGATATAGGCCCGGCGGGGTACTTTGCCGGATACGCCGTGGCAGCCGACAATTTGCGTCTTGGCTTGCCCGTCGTGGCGGATTCTGTGAACCCATTACAAATTACCCGTGATGCATGGCGAGATGTCGCAATTCAGGAAGGTGCCAAGTATCTGGAAATAGAGATTATCTGCTCGGATATACAGCAACACAAGGAACGGGTTGAGAGCCGCATTTCTGACATTGCCGGCCTTGTTTTGCCTGATTGGCAAAGTGTTGCCAGCCGTGAATATCAACCGTGGAACAGAGAGCACATGGTTTTGGATACAGCAAAATTACAGATTGAAGAGGCTGTGGATGCCGTCCTTGTGCGCCTTCGCGAAGAGACAAATTTTTCCCGTTAG
- a CDS encoding CD3324 family protein: protein MSYKKANDVLPHFLLNAVQAYIDGECIYIPRKADNKLPWGTNTETRKDIQARNREIVARRLAGCSVKGLAEHYCLSEKTIYKIINSFKNS from the coding sequence ATGAGCTATAAAAAGGCAAATGATGTATTGCCGCATTTTTTGTTGAATGCGGTTCAGGCGTATATAGACGGAGAATGTATCTATATCCCGCGCAAGGCAGATAATAAACTTCCGTGGGGGACAAATACAGAGACAAGAAAAGATATTCAGGCTAGAAACAGGGAGATTGTCGCCAGACGTCTGGCTGGATGCTCCGTAAAAGGCTTGGCTGAACACTATTGCTTGTCAGAAAAGACTATATACAAAATTATTAACTCCTTCAAAAACAGCTAG
- a CDS encoding SAM-dependent methyltransferase, producing the protein MDIPRIFTISESAHRIHNPFTSEKFATLGAALRLEPGMRILDLGSGSGEMLCTWARDHGVTGAGIDMSQLFFAQAKRRAEELGVTDLVKFIHADAVGYIAEEKVHVAACVGATWIGGGVAGTIELLAKSLGVGGIILIGEPYWLRAPATEDVAKGCGAGAISDFFTLPQLLSFFDDLSYDVVEMVLADQEGWDRYEAAKWLTMRRWLETNPHDALANEIRAKLTSEPTRYAAYTREYLGWGVFALMAR; encoded by the coding sequence TTGGATATCCCCCGCATTTTCACCATCAGCGAAAGTGCCCATCGCATTCATAACCCGTTCACATCAGAAAAATTCGCCACCCTTGGCGCTGCTTTGCGTCTGGAACCGGGAATGCGCATACTCGACCTTGGCAGCGGTTCGGGAGAAATGCTATGCACATGGGCGCGTGATCACGGAGTTACCGGCGCTGGCATTGACATGAGCCAGTTGTTTTTTGCGCAAGCGAAACGCCGTGCCGAAGAACTTGGAGTCACTGATCTGGTCAAATTTATCCACGCCGACGCTGTCGGCTATATCGCTGAAGAAAAGGTTCATGTGGCTGCCTGTGTCGGTGCCACATGGATCGGCGGAGGAGTCGCCGGAACCATTGAGCTTCTAGCCAAGAGTCTTGGCGTCGGAGGGATTATCCTTATTGGCGAGCCTTACTGGCTGAGGGCGCCTGCAACGGAAGACGTTGCCAAGGGGTGCGGAGCTGGTGCTATCTCAGACTTTTTCACGCTTCCGCAATTGCTCTCATTTTTTGACGACCTTTCCTATGATGTTGTGGAAATGGTTCTGGCCGATCAGGAAGGCTGGGACAGGTACGAGGCAGCTAAATGGCTCACCATGCGGCGGTGGCTTGAGACGAATCCCCATGATGCCCTTGCCAATGAGATTCGCGCAAAGCTGACCTCAGAGCCGACGCGCTATGCAGCGTATACCCGTGAGTACCTAGGCTGGGGAGTCTTCGCTTTAATGGCTCGATAA
- a CDS encoding DEAD/DEAH box helicase produces the protein MATLSPKHEANLWRYLENTLFPVLGSKLLTQLGPADFGRWCNLPIALLQMLARKEGLAELLDAYGHIIVDEGHHLPVFSFEGILKQTKVRYILGLTATPERRDSHHPIIFMQCGMVRHSVTKIEHLLSSLEVRARCLQTPTLPNDATIQDVFRTLCEDSARNSRIVDDTWDAWNEGRKVLLLTERANHLEILREMLASKGVSCHILHGRLSRKQRALVLDTLQTMPDSAARVILATGKLIGEGFDHSPLDTIVLAMPISWQGTLQQYAGRLHRQHIDKADIRVYDYVETDNPQLHRMWKKRRVGYTAMGYHVVETEGIS, from the coding sequence ATGGCCACGCTGTCGCCCAAGCATGAGGCCAACCTGTGGCGCTACCTTGAAAATACCCTGTTCCCGGTGTTGGGCAGCAAGCTGCTCACCCAACTGGGACCGGCGGATTTTGGGCGGTGGTGCAACCTGCCCATCGCGCTGCTCCAAATGCTGGCACGCAAGGAAGGCTTGGCAGAATTGCTTGACGCATATGGGCATATTATTGTGGATGAGGGTCACCATCTACCGGTTTTTTCGTTTGAGGGCATCCTCAAGCAGACCAAGGTGCGGTATATTCTGGGGCTGACAGCAACACCTGAGCGTCGCGATAGCCACCATCCGATCATTTTTATGCAGTGCGGCATGGTACGCCACAGTGTGACAAAGATAGAACATCTGCTCTCCAGCCTTGAGGTCAGAGCGCGGTGTTTGCAAACTCCCACATTGCCAAATGATGCCACCATTCAGGATGTATTCCGCACGCTTTGTGAGGACAGTGCCAGAAATTCGCGTATAGTCGATGACACTTGGGACGCATGGAACGAAGGACGAAAAGTACTGCTACTGACTGAGCGAGCGAACCATCTGGAAATATTGCGCGAAATGCTTGCCTCAAAAGGGGTGTCTTGTCATATCCTGCATGGACGACTTTCACGTAAGCAACGGGCGCTTGTGCTGGACACCTTACAGACAATGCCCGACAGCGCGGCACGGGTGATACTGGCCACGGGGAAACTTATCGGCGAGGGATTTGACCATTCGCCACTGGATACGATCGTGCTGGCCATGCCCATTTCGTGGCAGGGAACTCTGCAACAATATGCTGGCCGCTTACACCGTCAGCATATAGATAAAGCCGACATTCGCGTTTATGACTATGTGGAGACCGATAACCCGCAACTTCACCGGATGTGGAAAAAACGCCGAGTAGGGTACACGGCAATGGGGTATCACGTTGTTGAAACAGAAGGTATTTCGTAA
- the brnA gene encoding type II toxin-antitoxin system BrnA family antitoxin, protein MKASDFDKAFDEGASVMPFANMDKAQRPNRSKRVNVDFPQWMVDSLDREAQHLGVSRQALVKVWIANCLAREAHSLR, encoded by the coding sequence ATGAAAGCGAGTGATTTTGACAAGGCTTTTGACGAAGGCGCAAGCGTGATGCCCTTTGCGAATATGGACAAGGCCCAGCGGCCCAACCGCTCAAAACGGGTCAATGTGGATTTTCCTCAGTGGATGGTGGATTCTCTGGATCGGGAGGCACAGCACTTGGGCGTGAGTCGGCAGGCGCTGGTCAAGGTCTGGATAGCCAACTGTCTGGCACGGGAGGCGCACAGCCTTCGCTGA
- a CDS encoding BrnT family toxin has translation MKFEDNPAKSLANKSKHGLDFEEAKALWDDENLLVFPLRFEDEPRQACIGRLGGKHWTAIMTCRGTTVRIISVRRSRKEEIRAYESE, from the coding sequence ATGAAATTTGAAGACAATCCTGCCAAAAGCCTTGCCAACAAAAGCAAGCATGGCCTGGACTTTGAGGAGGCCAAGGCACTATGGGATGACGAGAACCTGCTTGTCTTTCCACTACGCTTTGAAGATGAGCCTCGGCAAGCCTGCATCGGGCGTCTGGGAGGCAAGCACTGGACAGCAATCATGACTTGCCGTGGTACGACGGTGCGGATAATTTCTGTCCGCCGCTCACGGAAAGAGGAGATAAGAGCTTATGAAAGCGAGTGA
- a CDS encoding helix-turn-helix domain-containing protein, whose amino-acid sequence MAEIEDRWLSVDEICKYLGVSSDTVYRWIDRFGMPAHRMGRLWKFKRDQVDAWVEAGGASADSSKEDVGKDSKK is encoded by the coding sequence ATGGCCGAGATTGAAGACCGCTGGTTATCGGTGGATGAGATATGCAAATATCTCGGGGTCAGCAGTGACACCGTATATCGCTGGATCGATCGGTTCGGTATGCCAGCGCATCGCATGGGCCGACTCTGGAAGTTCAAGAGGGATCAGGTCGACGCTTGGGTCGAGGCCGGTGGCGCATCTGCCGACTCATCCAAGGAAGATGTAGGCAAAGACTCGAAAAAATGA
- a CDS encoding DNA cytosine methyltransferase produces MRNGIQAKIGATLERKVYAVDLFCGAGGLTHGLMKAGVDVRLGVDIDPACEYPYVANNNAKFLLKSVEELEASELERHYRKNGIKLLAGCAPCQTFSTYNQKATESDKRWWLLLQFSRLVDELSPDLVTMENVPRLVEQNVFDEFVVSLEGNGYSVAYRVVNCAEYGVPQRRNRLVLLASKFGPISLLTPDQFGKRPRTVKEAIGNLPPLSAGTSHPKDPLHQCSALSEINMRRIKASRPGGTWRDWPRELVADCHKKFSGKTYPSVYGRMTWDAPAPTVTTQFFGFGNGRFGHPEQDRAISLREGAILQSFPPDYEFTRPGEQICQKSIGRLIGNAVPVTLGEVIGASLLSHVSEATKKAYRSRRRSRSQ; encoded by the coding sequence ATGAGAAACGGGATACAGGCTAAAATCGGAGCGACGCTAGAGCGTAAGGTCTATGCCGTCGACTTGTTCTGCGGGGCGGGTGGACTGACACATGGCCTCATGAAGGCCGGTGTCGATGTCCGCCTAGGCGTGGACATTGATCCGGCTTGTGAATACCCCTACGTCGCCAACAATAATGCCAAGTTCCTCCTCAAATCGGTGGAGGAGCTGGAAGCCAGCGAGCTGGAGCGTCACTACAGAAAGAACGGGATTAAACTTCTCGCCGGTTGCGCTCCGTGCCAGACTTTTTCCACCTACAACCAAAAGGCGACAGAGTCCGACAAGCGCTGGTGGCTCTTGCTGCAGTTTTCGCGACTCGTGGACGAACTGTCACCGGATCTTGTCACCATGGAGAATGTTCCGCGACTGGTCGAACAGAACGTTTTCGACGAGTTCGTGGTCAGCCTTGAAGGCAATGGATACTCGGTCGCATACCGGGTGGTCAATTGCGCCGAATACGGCGTCCCCCAACGGCGCAACCGTCTGGTGTTGCTGGCGTCCAAGTTCGGACCGATCTCGCTTCTGACTCCCGATCAGTTCGGCAAGAGACCGAGAACCGTCAAGGAGGCCATTGGCAACCTGCCTCCTCTATCGGCCGGAACGAGCCACCCGAAAGACCCTCTACACCAATGCTCCGCTCTTTCCGAAATCAATATGCGCCGCATAAAAGCTTCCAGGCCGGGGGGGACATGGCGTGACTGGCCCAGGGAGTTGGTGGCCGACTGCCACAAGAAATTTTCCGGGAAGACCTACCCCAGCGTTTATGGCCGCATGACCTGGGACGCTCCCGCCCCGACGGTGACGACGCAATTCTTCGGGTTTGGTAACGGCCGTTTCGGCCATCCGGAGCAAGACCGAGCTATTTCTCTCAGAGAAGGCGCGATCTTGCAGAGCTTCCCTCCGGATTACGAGTTCACTCGACCGGGAGAACAGATTTGCCAGAAGTCCATCGGCAGGCTGATCGGCAACGCCGTTCCCGTCACCCTCGGCGAGGTTATCGGAGCCAGCTTGCTGTCGCATGTATCGGAAGCGACCAAGAAAGCGTATCGGTCGAGACGGAGGAGTCGGTCACAATGA